The genomic region AAAAGTGTTATATGCTTCCATTTGTCCCCTTGTTTTTCACTGTTAGCCTGGCATTGCTGGACCATTAAATTGGCTTTAGACTGAGGCAGTGCAAAACATATCTGAACTTCCAAACAGATACTCTATTAGTTAACCACATCGTACATAAACACTGAAGAAAATAGGCAACTTAAAGTTGTGATTGTGACTCTTCTATCTTTGTTGGAGTTTTCATGATTTATGAAACAGATAAGTTATATATGTTGAAATGTACCGAATTGCAGTTCTGTTGTAAACTAAACTGTCCATTATTCAGCTCCAGTAACTTCTGGTTTCATGATGAAATTATTAAACACTGACCCATGGCCTTACGTTTGTCTCGTATTGACAGAATGGAAAGACAGCGTCGGGAGGATGAATTGAGAAATCGATCTTCTAAGAAAACACAAGAAGCTGAACAGCCAACATCTAAGAGGGTATGATTTTTGCGTCTATGCAGTGGTATTTGAttataaatattaaactatagaATCTTTTGGTTAGAGGTGTATAATTCATGCCGACCATTTTGGCTTACAGTTACAGTATACATATTGGCTCTGGTGGTTGATTAAACTGTTATTGTAGGCCTCAAGTCCCCAAACAGATGCTGAGCAAGGTGGTGGCAGCTTAAAATCAATGAAAGACAAATCTGGCCAGCAAGATAAAGACACAAAAGAGGGATCAAATTTGCAAGTTGCTGGTCCTGCTGGTGAAATTACTGCAGGTACGAAACTCCTAAAACCATACTGTGCCTAAGTTTGGTCATGGAAATACATTCTAAACGTTATGCTTATGCACTTATGCTTGTGCAAACCAACATTCTGCTAAACATTTTTCGTCAATGTTCCTTGTCACAAATTAGCTGCATACTTGTACCATGTGCGAACTTCAATCTTTTTGAGATGTTCCCCATTTTGCTAGATTAGCTCATGGGCAACATAACAAGAATTCTCTCGATGAGCTGCTTCAACCACTTTGCATGTGTTCATGGTAGCGATACATTTTGATTGATTTGAGAAGTTAACATATAAGCATATTCTTCTGTTCCTCTGCAGGTTACCTTTTAAAGAAAAGCGCAAAAACTAATGGGTGGAGCAAAAGATGGTTTGTTCTTAATGAGAAGAGTGGAAAGGTTAATCAGTTCTTCAGAACATTTCTTTTGAACTCTTGATTTGTTTGATATGTATGTGAAAGCCCTTAGGTTTTCAAATGTATTTCATGGTTCTTGTTTGATATGTGGGTGTGGTTTTATTCATTATCTGTTGTTTCTATGCCAGCTTGGGTACACAAAGAAACAAGAGGAGAGACATTTTCGTGGTGTCATCACTCTTGAGGTGTGCATAACCTTTGCCTTCATAATATACGTTATTTATTCCATGTGTCACAGATGATATAGTGATCACGTAACCTTTGCAGTACACTCCAACAGTTTTCCCTGTTCTCTGGACGTAGAAAGATATACTGATGGCAAAACATGTCTTGATGTAAAGAACTGATATGGACTGCTTTAGCAACTTGCTTATGTTGTTAGCTGTATTCATTTGCAGGAGTGCAACCTTGAGGAGGTAGAGGAGGAAGAGCCTTCTAAAAGTTCAAAGGACTCAAAAAAGGCAAATGGATCAGAAAAAATCTCAAGTCTTGTATTTAAGATTACTAATAGGGTTGCATACAAAACGGTCCTCAAAGGTTGATATACCCTTGAATCGTACAGCTTATGGAGTTGTATTTGCTTTGTGTTTCTGTTTTTTTATAATTCTTTGCTTTAAATTTTGCAGCTCACAGTGCTGTTGTGTTAAAGGCTGAGAGCATGGCCGACAAGGTTGAGTGGGTAAATAAGATCAAAGCTGTTATTCAGAGCAAAGGGGGTTCTTTCAAGGGTCCAAGTACTGAGGGTAGTTCAATGAGGCAAAGCAATTCGGATGGCGCTTTAGTAAGTTCTAGATTAATACATAATTGTATTGCATTTCTAGCTTTCTTTTGTCGTTTTGCTCTACTCAACTAAATCATGATTTATTAAGGATCATCATGTAATTTCAGGTCCCCTTGTATATTTTGGATGTGCCAATATAAATATTTTTCCATTAAAATACACAAACTAACATCTGACCATACATTTTTCAAAAGGATACTATGGCACGTAGACCTGCTGATCCTGAAGAAGAACTTAGATGGATGTCTCAAGAAGTTCGTGGTTATGTCGAGGCTGTTTTGAATAGTCTGGCAGCAAATGTTCCAAAGGTTCATATTGGTCTGTCAACCAGTTTAAATGGCCTTTTATTTGTGTCAAATTCTTATTGTTTGTCTGTACTTGTTAGGCTATTGTGCTTTGTCAAGTGGAGAAAGCAAAGGAAGACATGCTTAACCAGCTATACAGCTCGATAAGGTTGATGTTCTGTACATTAATAGTTTCTTTGTTCTCAAACACTAGACATTCAGAACAAGATGCAATCCAACTTTTGAAACTTCAACTGTCAGTTTCTAAGATACTTTGTAGTTTGCAAACAGAAGAGGCATGTGTAGACCTTTGTTGAAAAGTAATTTCGTAATTCCATAAATACTAGTTTTATAATTATATATGACAAGTGGTCAAAGTTGTATCTTGATTCTTGAATACTCAATGAAAATATAGTGGAGGGAATATGTGTTTTATATTTCTTCATCCAGAGACTAGCACCTAGCGGATTGTTTATGCAATATAGCTTCATAATCTGACGTTTCAGTTAGAATAAGAAATATTGTTGCAATATGCCATTGAAGGAAATAAAGCTGACATATAACATTCTAGTATACTAACTCCTATACGTAGTAATCTGGATTCTAGCCTGTATGGTCGTTCTGAATTCCTCACTTTATCTGGATAATGTTTCGAAATGATGTAAAATTTATAATACAGATGCATATTATCTCCTTTTGTTATATTTCTGATCGATTGTGGTTGCCATATATTCAGTATGGCTTATGTTTATTTTTAGTACATTTTGAATAGCTTTTGTATTTCAATCATTTCTTTACCAGCGGGCAAAGCAATGCTAAGATTGAAGAGCTGCTTCAAGAGGACCATAATGCTAAGCGCAGAAGGGAGAAGTACCAAAAACAATCATCTCTCCTGTCAAAACTTACTCGTCAACTCAGTATCCATGATAACAGGGCATCTGTTTCCTCTTATTCTAATGACACCACTGAAGCCGGTAAGCTGCTATTTTCGTTATCTGTTTATTGACTAAGATTCCTGGCCAAACAAACATATTAGCTGGCGATTATTACTTGATAAAGCAGTTCTATTAGTCCTGTTTGTAATTAAGAAGTCTTCCTTGTAATTATATTAGACAACATTAAAAAGTTAgtatatactccctccgtccatAAGGTGTAACACCTCTGGTTCAAAGACTAATAAatgtatttaattctctctatGTGTAGCCACTGCATCATGCACGTGCGTCTAGAGAGAGCACACCTTATATTATGGGACAAGAACAAAAAAAATGGTCACACCATATAttatgggacggagggagtataagCAACATTAAGTCTACCTTGCAAGGAGCCAAGGAGGCTCATGTCCCAAAGCCAAGTCCAGTTAGCTTATTTGCTATACCAAAATAGATTCTTTAGATGTTCCTGTATATGGCTGCCCTATTTAGTATTTGGTATATTTTGCAAATTGGTCGGATGCAGTGCACACGGAAGGTAGATTTCTGTTTTCACCTTATGCGGAACATTTCGTAAAGATCAAATTTATTATTTGCAGAGAGCCCTCGAACACCAACCCGCTCAGGTGAGGACTGGAGGTCAGCTTTTGATTCCGCTTCAAATGGTCCTGTTGCTGGAAGCACAAACAGTCAATCAAGGTCCAAAAGTGCTGACGGTCGCAGTCGGCGCTATGAGAACGGGGACGTGAGCTCAGGTGCCAACTCTGGCAGCCGGCGCACACCAAACCGGTTGCCACCAGCACCGCCAAAATACTAATCGTGCTGATTGGTATTCATGAACATTTATGTATTCTTGCCTGGCACATGCGCCCAGATCGGCTGCTAGAGATTGTGGTGTAGTGGATGGAGTATCGGGTGATTGCGTGAACATTGTGTTCGCAGGTCGCTGCGTCTCAGATGAGCTGTTTATAGAAAAATATACAGGTAACCGTGGTTTCTACTGTTTATTATCTCTGTATATTTATGACGTCCCTGCCTTTTGATTTTGTTGGGGCATTCGATCTGCTTCCGCACTTGGTCGATCTAGGACAACGGCTGTCAGACTAAGATTTATCTTGTCCTGCCCCGCATATTGTTCGTTGCCACTGACGATTCTTATTTAGTCGTGgtttatctctactacttattaaggtagTAAGGGTAGTCTGTCATTTTCTGTTCTGTCTTTTTTCATTTTCTGTTTTGCCCTCATCCCTGTTATGGCTTAAAAAATAAAATCTACAAGAATTGTGAATTGAACTTAAGACCTGCTGCTAGATAAGAGACAACATATCCACCACACCACGTCTTATTTTGATGTTATAGTAGAAGATATGAGAGTTATTAAAGTAAGGTATGACTGATGCCACACTAAGCCATAATGGGTCCTCCGCCGTTGCTGTCGGCAAACCATCACATTCTGTGACGTGGGACGTCGAGCAACTCTTGACTTGGGGCACTTCGGTCCCATGTGACAAAATCCCCCATTCCCATTCAGCCATTCCTATCATGTAAGCTATCACACACTCCGGACGTTGGGCCCACATTGCAGACTACGGGCGCTCACGTGATAGCCACCATTAGTTTTGCACACACTGGACCCACGTCTGCTCGCGCAAAAAGTTGCCCCAATTTGACATTGgcagtagggatgaaaacgggacgggaAATTCCCGTCCCGTCCCGTTTCGAATACTGTTTTTTCCCGATCGTTTTCGAATTGTTCAGGAACCGATTAGAAACGGTACGAAAACGATTTAGCTAGTTTTTCGATCGTTTTCGTAATTTTTGTTTCCGAGTCGTGCTAATACCGTTTTTCTACCGTTTTATATAATATGAGATAGATCTAGCATATAATTTATTTAAGTTATAGACTTTTGTTGTGTTTAAGTGAATGAATACGCGAAAAGCAAATGTTATAATTACTCTAACTAATATgaatgatgaaaaagagttgtttaTGTATTTCTAAATCTTAAAAATTAGATAATACATCACTTTATTATGTTTTTGATAAAACTACAAAATAGTTATCTTTCCGACTATAGTTTATCGTTTTCGATCGTTTTCGAATAACCGACACTTCCGATCCCGTATTTCGACCGTTGGTTTTCGTTTTCGTTTTCGTCCCGaccaaaaaatatgaaaacaaaaacAATTTAACTGTTTTTTCGATCGttttcgaccgttttcatccctaattgGCAGGAGCATTTGACCACTATTGCTTTCTCTGAAGAAGCAAGGCTTATAAGCCGGTAGAAGCTATGTTGGCTGGCCGGCATGGTCATAAAAATGTGCAAGCCGTGACGACGACATAGGTCGCGTGGGCTGTGTTTCTTTGCTGCGGCCCAAGTAGCTGCCAGGAGGCCGCACGCTTCTTACCCTGACCCAGCTTGGCTTTAGGGTCAGTCTCCCTTGCTTTCTCTGCCCAGCGAGCCCTCGCCCTCTAGCTCTTCCTGCTAGCGCCGTCTTTGTCCCGTGctctcctgttcatcgtcgatcTCAGCCATCTCAGGAGCACTCGCTCACTCCCAGACGCCCGCGCAAAGGAACCCCTCACGATCTCCCTCCACGATCTCCCCCTCTAGCTCATGATCCCTCCGCCCGCCTCCACCCCCCGCCTGCCGCGCCCACAGGCACAACAAGCCAACAACCCACACTTGGCCCCGCTACCTCGATCCGTCGCCATAAATCCGCTACCTCCTCGAGTCCTGCTTGATCGCCCCATGCTCGACCGGTCGACCGGACGGAAGGGCAGCCCCGACCGTGACCACAGCGCGATGTGCGACGAGTGAGGGCGGTGGCGGGGGTTGCGACCAACGACGGAGAGCCACACAAAGAAGCCCGTCGGCGATGTTTTCCTCAAGGTTCGCTCGCTCATTCCTTCCTTCCTTGTGCTATTGGCGTGTGATCCTAGCTAGCTCTCTCTTGATTTCATCCTTATCCACGTGAATCCTGGATCACACTGCATGTAGATCGGATTACTGGAAGGCCACACCAGCTGCTCGCATTCACTGGTGCACGGTGTGGGAGCTGAGAGCTCCGTTCCTATGGCCGAGCCCCACCTCTTTTGGGCCCTTGTGCAGATACACAGAGGTAGTGTCCCCTAATTTGTTTGTCAGAGCTACTTGAGGAGTTCAATGAGGTATGGCTCCGCTGGTTCATCAGTATTCAGTAATTACAAGGCATTATGAGTTAGCATGCTCCCTCCTGCTAAGCTAGCTAAATGTGGTTATCAGGTCTCAATAAGTATTCATTTTTAAAAGTATAAATTGTTATAGCCATACATGCAAGTCTTTATTTTGGAAATAACCAAAGGTTCTGAATCTGCATTGTGCTAACTCGT from Zea mays cultivar B73 chromosome 6, Zm-B73-REFERENCE-NAM-5.0, whole genome shotgun sequence harbors:
- the LOC100286124 gene encoding dynamin-2A isoform X2 translates to MNFHQTIGAVDDSMINEYAGHNDAILLIVIPAMQAADVASSRALRLAKDIDADGTRTVGVISKVDQANGDAKTIACVQALLSNKGPKNLPDIEWVALIGQSVAIASAQSVGSENSLETAWRAEAESLKNILTGSPQNKLGRIALVDTIAKQIRKRMKVRVPNLLSGLQGKSQMVQDELARLGESMVQSAEGTRAVALELCREFEDKFLAHITSGEGSGWKIVASFEGKFPDRIKQLPLDRHFDLNNVKRIVLEADGYQPYLISPEKGLRSLIKIVLEMAKEPSRLCVEEVHRVLLDIVNASANATPGLGRYPPFKREVVAIASNALETFKNDAKKMVVALVDMERAFVPPQHFIRLVQRRMERQRREDELRNRSSKKTQEAEQPTSKRASSPQTDAEQGGGSLKSMKDKSGQQDKDTKEGSNLQVAGPAGEITAGYLLKKSAKTNGWSKRWFVLNEKSGKLGYTKKQEERHFRGVITLEECNLEEVEEEEPSKSSKDSKKANGSEKISSLVFKITNRVAYKTVLKAHSAVVLKAESMADKVEWVNKIKAVIQSKGGSFKGPSTEGSSMRQSNSDGALDTMARRPADPEEELRWMSQEVRGYVEAVLNSLAANVPKAIVLCQVEKAKEDMLNQLYSSISGQSNAKIEELLQEDHNAKRRREKYQKQSSLLSKLTRQLSIHDNRASVSSYSNDTTEAESPRTPTRSGEDWRSAFDSASNGPVAGSTNSQSRSKSADGRSRRYENGDVSSGANSGSRRTPNRLPPAPPKY